TTGGCCAGATGACTCGCTTCGACATACAGGCGCGGCAGTGGACGCTCTCGGCTGATCGTGAGCACTCGTTCCAGCAATGCTCCGCCGATGCCTTGCCGGGCGTACTCGGTGCGGACGTAGTGGCAGTCGATGTGACCGTCGCTGTCGAGTTCGATGAAGCCAACGACCACCTCGTCGATGAGATACACGAACGGCCGCTTCAGTTCACAACGCCATTTCCAGCGTTCGTAGTCGATCGGCAACGGAGCCCAGGCGGCGATCTGTTCCGGCGAGTAACAGGCGGAAGCCGCGCCGTGAATCGCGTCGTAGAAGATCTCGGCGATCTGCCGGTGCTGGCCCCTGTAGTAATCGATCACCCGTTTGGTCTTTCGAATTCGAGGACGCCCTCTTCGATTAATTGATTGGCCTGCCGTTCCAGCGCTATTCGTTTCTTCTGCTTCTCGGGCGACAGAGCGTCGGGTTCAATGCCACTCAACATGCGGAGTCCCGCACGGGGGCGTTCCTGTTCGGTGATATAAATGAAAGCGAGCTTCAGCCGGACATCCTCCGAGATATCGGGAAACCGTTGCACGAACTGTTCGAAATAGGGAATCGCCTGCACCATCTGATTCTGCCGCGCCAGACCATTGGCCAGCTTCAGCAGATCGGGGGCGGCCAGCGTGAACTCACCATAGCGGCGCTGGGCACTTTCGTACTCGGTGGCCGCCGCACTCGGCTTGTCCTCGGCCAGAAGTTGACGAATCCGCTCGATCCGCTTCGACTTCCGGCTGACGACGCCCTGTCCATCGATCGGCTCCAGTTCTTCGAGGGGAGCTTTCTTCCGCGACTTCTTTTTCTTCTTCTTCGGACGCTGTTCCTTCAACTGATAGTCGACCGTTGGCAGCATACTGACGGGCTGTTCCCATCGGCTCTTGCCGTGCTCGTTCCTGATGTACGAGATCAGGTCCCAGCCTTCACAGTCGACCCACTTCAGTTTCAGGTAGAGGAGGCCGATCACCAGACCGACCCAGGCGCCGGCCAGATGGAGCATCTCGCTGCCGAGGCGAAAGCCCCAGAGCCAGGCCAGCGTGAACTGAAAGCCAATGTAGATGACACCGAACGTCAGGATGTAGCAGTCGAACACCCTGGCAATAATGCGGATCAGAAAGATAAACAGAAAAACGGTGAGCTCATTCTTCGGCGCCCAGACCAGAGCCATCGCGAGCAGTCCGTAAATCGCGTTCGAGGCTCCCAGCGAGGCATCGCCCGGTTCGGAGAGACCAAGGAGCGGCATCAAAAGTTGCAGCAGCGAATTCTGCAGAAAGCCAATCACGTTATACACGGTGAGAAACTGCAGCCAGCCGATCTTCCCTTCGACGATAATGCCGAAGCCCCAGAGGAAAATCATGTTCCCGACGAGGTGGAAGATATCGCCGTGCATGTAGCTGGCGGTCACCCATTCAATCGGGTTGACTCCACCTCCGTAGTGCATCGCGAAGATCGATGGATCGGGAACCAGAAAGAAAAGCAGCGTGTTGATGACGATCAGCGCCACCGTCCCGTAGGGCCAGTGGTAGATCGGGGCGTCGGTTCCAATCGGGATGAGGAAGAACATAGGGCGCGACTGTGAACTGGCTGGTTGCGATCAGCGTTCCGAGCCGCGCTGGTCCATGGCGCGACGTTGACAGTTTCAACGCAGGTTCAGCACGAACACTGAACCTGCGGCTCGTTCCGGACCAGCGATATTTTCACGGTTACCGATTCGCGGAAACCTGTGACTTCGCTGGCCCCTTGTTGATCAACACGTGAGTTCCCGACTTTCCAGCCACGGCGATATCGAGCTTTCCGTCGCCGTTGAGATCGGCGGTGCGAATCTGCAGGCCGATGCCGACGTTTCCGCTGACATCGATATCGTGACGGGTGAACTTCTTCGCGATGGGATCCCAGTTGTAGTAGTAGACGCCCGAAGGTTCCGTGCCGCCGGGATCGCGTCCGTTGTGAGCACGGACCCGCTTCCCGGTGATCAGTTCATCGGCTCCGTCGCCATCGATATCCGCGAAGTGCAGGGCATGGGCCTGGGAGAAACTGCGATCGATTTCGTGTTCCTTCCACTCCAGCGACCCATCCGCGTTCTGTCCGGTGATCTCCCACCAGAACAGCCCGTAATCGTGGCCTTTGGCCCAGATGATATCGTTCTTGCCGTCGCCGTTCAGGTCGCGAATCAGGCACGGCACCGCGGCATGCAGTCCGGCCCAGTCGGAGTGATAGGTCCACTGTTCAGTGTCCGCGTTCTGAGCAGGCTGCTCGTACCAGCCTTCCCCGACAATGATGTCGAGCTTGCCGTTGTTCGTCAGGTCGCCGACGGCCATGCCGTGTCCGTTGGCCCGGTCGCCGATCAGCCATTTTTCCATCGCCGGAACTTTGACGGTCTTCGCGTTCCCGGCCTGATCGTTCTTGCCTTTTCCTTTGCCCTCTGCAGGAGCGGGAACTTCTTTCTCGGTCAGCTTCCAGGCGACCATCGGGTTCTTGGCGTTCCAGCTGTTCACCAGAAACTCGGGAACGTCGTCACCGTTCAGGTCGACGAACATGTTGCCTTCGTTCTGGCTCAGCTGAGTATCGACGAGGACATGCTTCTTCCACATCTGCCCGAGCCGCAGTCCTTCTTCTTTAGGATTCTCGTACCAGCTGATTTCAGTATCGAGGAAACCGCCGGAGATGACATCGACCCAGCCGTCTTTGTTCACGTCGTACGCGAAATCGCCATTGCTGACGACGTAGCCGTTCCAGTCTTCAATCGTTCGCAGCGGATGCGGCACGTACTCGGGAGCACGGAACCAGTTACGGCCGGAAATGATGTCGAGCTTGCCGTCGTTGTCGACATCGGCGATATCGATCCCTTCGTTGGCGTCGACCGTCAGCCGGCGGGCTTCGAAGGTGACGGGGTCTTCGGCGAATGTGGCCGGTAACGAGGCGAAAACGGGGAGTCCCAGGGCGAGGCCCAGGAAAATTCGTGAGGAGACCATGGTCTATTCCTTAACGATGGAGATCGAGGGGAGGTCGGACAGGATTTCAGATTCCAGCTTCGGCCATGGTAAACATCAACGACTCTTGAAACAATCAAGCTTCCAGATCGCTCTTGCCGTTCTCCCCCGGTTTCGAGTATGACACGCTCCATTCTGGTCGACGGATCAGGACCAGTTACAGGGACGACAGGAGATCAGGCGGCGATTTCGCAGCCGATCTCGTGATTTCAGCTTCTCAGGGAGGGGATATGTGGTGCGATCAATGCCGCGCCGAGGTCAGCACGAGTCATAGTCCGGTTACCGGCCTGGAACAGTGCACCGAATGCGGCCAGGAACTCGGCTCCAGCGAGCCAGTCACGAATCAGACCATCGCACAGACGGCTCAGGCGCTGCTGAAACGCTGGGAAGAGTCGCGTCTCGATGAGCCGGCAGAGACGGTTGATGCAGCCGACGACGATCTGACCGATCAGTTCGAGCGTGCCTACGATTCCTCGGAAAGTCTGCTCAAAGAGCAGCCCGAAGAACCTGCTCGCCCCGAGCCAAAGCGGACCTCTCCGGTCATGAAAATGCCCTCGCGTCCGACACCCGCCCCGCCGACGCCGGCTCCGAAAGCAGAGAACGTCGAACGGCCATCCGTTCCGACTCCGCAGAGTCGACCGGCCCGGCTGGAGCTCCCAAACGTCGAACAACCTCGTGCGGAACGGCCCGCTCCGTCGATGCCACAGGCTGCTCCGAAGATGGAGCGTCGGCCTGAGCAACCCGCGCCGCGGCCTCAGCAACAGGAGCCGGCCCGTCCGGCTCGCAGCGAAGCCTCCGAACCGCCCCGACGCAGTTTCAGCAAGCCGGAGCCGCAGAAGAATCCCCCTGCGCCGACGGCTCCCGCTCCTCGGGCGGCCCGCAATGATGCCGCCGCTCTGATGAATCGGGAACCGATGAACCGCGAAACACAAAACCGTGAACCGCAGAAGCCGGTCGCTTCGATCCCGGTGGGCGATGCCCTTCGCGACGAAGCTCCCGCATCCCGAGCCACATCGCCGGTGTCGTCGACGCCGGAACGCCCCACAACCGAACCACGCCGCGAAGGACAGGTGAAGATGTCAGCCCCCGCTTACGAGGCGCCCAGCTTCGCCCTTCCGGAAAAATCAACGCGTCCCGGCCGCAACTGGTCGGCCATTTTCGGGCAGACACTTGTGCTGCTCGGTGGTCTCGGCATGACGGCTGGTGTCGGCATCGTCATCGCCTGCAAGTTCGGGAACGTGGCCCAGCTGACCGAATCGACTGGCTGGCTCACCTTCGCCGGCTGCCAGCTGATGTTCGTCTTCGGCATCTACACCAACCTGAGCAGCCGCATGGAGCAGGTGCTCGTTGAAATGCATCGTCGCTGCGACGATCTGAGCACCATCATCGCTCAACAGCAGACGGTGATCCGCGCAGCCAGCCCTCGCCCGGAAACGCCGCGACCGGAGAGCGAACACCGCTTCTCGGCTTCAAAGCGAGCCGGCAGCTTCGACCGCTCCTCGACCGATGAACTGGTGCAGTCGCTGCCCCGGTAATCCCCGGATCACCGCCACTGGTTGACAACACCGCGAGCCGTTCTATCGTGACATCGATGGAACGGCTCGTTTCCGTTGATGCTCCCGAACGGAGCGGCAGCCGTCCGATTTTCTGCAGCAATCTCCCATGGCCTCCCCGATCATTTATCTCGATGCCAACTCGACCACGCCGCCCGACCCCGCGGTCTGGGACCGTGTGCGAGATGTCTCGCTGAGCTGCTACGGCAACCCCGGCAGTACGCATCAGATCGGCCGTCTGGCTCGCAAGAGCCTGAAAGAATCGCGGGCGACCATCGCGAGAGTGCTCGGGGCAGATCATCGGGAACTCGTGCTGACCAGCGGGGGGACGGAATCGACCAATCTGGCTCTGCACGGGCTGGCCGCCGCGGTCGCGCCGGAGAAGCGGACAATTGCCCTGACCGGCGGCGAACATCCTGCCACGCGGGAAACCGCCGAGCGGCTCGTTCAACTCGGCTGGAAAGCGGTGCTCATTCCGCTCAACAACCACGGACAGATCTCGGCGGACGGGCTGCAATCCCTCCCCTGGGATCAGATCGGACTGGTCTCCGTCATCTACGCTCACAATGAAATCGGCGTGCTGCAGGATCTCGCTGCTCTTCGTAAGATTTGCGAGAGTCACCAGATTGCCTGGCATCTCGACATCGTTCAGGCAGTCGGACGCGTGCCGTTTTCCTTTCAGGAGACGGGGGCTTCGGCGGCCAGCTTTGGCGTTCATAAGTGCCACGGCCCGCGCGGAATTGGCGGGCTGCTGCTGAAGGAAGATGTGCCGTTCGTTCCGTTGACGGTCGGCGGCTTTCAGGAAGCGAGCCGGCGTCCGGGGACCGAATCGGTGGGACTGGCCGGCGGGATGGCGTGGCTGCTGCAGGATTACGAGCAGAACCGCGAAGAGTATCATACCGCATTGTTGAACCTGAGAGACCGCTTCGAACAGGGGCTCATGGCTCGGCTCGAAGGAATTACCATTCACGGCTACGAAGCTCCCCGTCTGCCGAATACGAGCAACGTGGCCTTCGCGGGCCTCGACGCCGAGGCTTTGCTCGTCGCTCTCGATCTGGCCGGGATTTGCTGTTCGCTCGGCAGTGCCTGCGCCAGCGGCTCCGCCGAACCTTCTCCCGTACTGCTGGCGATGGGAATCGATCGCGAACAGGCAAAGTCGGCTCTCCGATTCAGCGTGCACCGC
The genomic region above belongs to Rubinisphaera margarita and contains:
- a CDS encoding GNAT family N-acetyltransferase, which produces MIDYYRGQHRQIAEIFYDAIHGAASACYSPEQIAAWAPLPIDYERWKWRCELKRPFVYLIDEVVVGFIELDSDGHIDCHYVRTEYARQGIGGALLERVLTISRERPLPRLYVEASHLAKGLYLKHGFEVVRPNVVERNGVQLENWIMERQ
- a CDS encoding rhomboid family intramembrane serine protease; protein product: MFFLIPIGTDAPIYHWPYGTVALIVINTLLFFLVPDPSIFAMHYGGGVNPIEWVTASYMHGDIFHLVGNMIFLWGFGIIVEGKIGWLQFLTVYNVIGFLQNSLLQLLMPLLGLSEPGDASLGASNAIYGLLAMALVWAPKNELTVFLFIFLIRIIARVFDCYILTFGVIYIGFQFTLAWLWGFRLGSEMLHLAGAWVGLVIGLLYLKLKWVDCEGWDLISYIRNEHGKSRWEQPVSMLPTVDYQLKEQRPKKKKKKSRKKAPLEELEPIDGQGVVSRKSKRIERIRQLLAEDKPSAAATEYESAQRRYGEFTLAAPDLLKLANGLARQNQMVQAIPYFEQFVQRFPDISEDVRLKLAFIYITEQERPRAGLRMLSGIEPDALSPEKQKKRIALERQANQLIEEGVLEFERPNG
- a CDS encoding FG-GAP repeat domain-containing protein, which gives rise to MVSSRIFLGLALGLPVFASLPATFAEDPVTFEARRLTVDANEGIDIADVDNDGKLDIISGRNWFRAPEYVPHPLRTIEDWNGYVVSNGDFAYDVNKDGWVDVISGGFLDTEISWYENPKEEGLRLGQMWKKHVLVDTQLSQNEGNMFVDLNGDDVPEFLVNSWNAKNPMVAWKLTEKEVPAPAEGKGKGKNDQAGNAKTVKVPAMEKWLIGDRANGHGMAVGDLTNNGKLDIIVGEGWYEQPAQNADTEQWTYHSDWAGLHAAVPCLIRDLNGDGKNDIIWAKGHDYGLFWWEITGQNADGSLEWKEHEIDRSFSQAHALHFADIDGDGADELITGKRVRAHNGRDPGGTEPSGVYYYNWDPIAKKFTRHDIDVSGNVGIGLQIRTADLNGDGKLDIAVAGKSGTHVLINKGPAKSQVSANR
- a CDS encoding cysteine desulfurase family protein, whose protein sequence is MASPIIYLDANSTTPPDPAVWDRVRDVSLSCYGNPGSTHQIGRLARKSLKESRATIARVLGADHRELVLTSGGTESTNLALHGLAAAVAPEKRTIALTGGEHPATRETAERLVQLGWKAVLIPLNNHGQISADGLQSLPWDQIGLVSVIYAHNEIGVLQDLAALRKICESHQIAWHLDIVQAVGRVPFSFQETGASAASFGVHKCHGPRGIGGLLLKEDVPFVPLTVGGFQEASRRPGTESVGLAGGMAWLLQDYEQNREEYHTALLNLRDRFEQGLMARLEGITIHGYEAPRLPNTSNVAFAGLDAEALLVALDLAGICCSLGSACASGSAEPSPVLLAMGIDREQAKSALRFSVHRFLTLDDIDDAVNRIVDVVSRLRSL